One Kribbella sp. NBC_00662 genomic region harbors:
- a CDS encoding alpha/beta hydrolase, with the protein MGRGLLVFFHGGGWVVGDLNTHDALCRAIAADAGIRVLSVDYRLAPEAPAPTAAEDAIAAFTWAVEHAEDLGVDPDLIAVGGDSAGGNLAAVVAQQTVWRGLPHPALQVLLYPAVDLVARRPSRDLFSEGFILSENDIIWYRDHYTPDPTLRPDPIVSPIRAKNLTGLPPTYLTTAGFDPLRDEGLEYAEALRSAGNRLTHVPHPTLCHGYANLLTIPGKIREAHTHLTNHLRSALY; encoded by the coding sequence GCTGGTTTTCTTCCACGGTGGCGGCTGGGTCGTCGGCGACCTCAACACCCACGACGCCCTCTGCCGAGCGATCGCAGCGGACGCCGGGATCCGCGTCCTCTCAGTCGACTACCGTCTAGCCCCCGAGGCCCCCGCACCAACCGCCGCCGAAGACGCGATCGCCGCGTTCACCTGGGCAGTCGAGCACGCCGAAGACCTAGGCGTCGACCCAGACCTCATCGCAGTCGGCGGCGACAGTGCAGGCGGCAACCTCGCCGCAGTAGTAGCCCAGCAGACCGTATGGCGAGGCCTCCCGCACCCAGCCCTCCAGGTCCTCCTCTATCCGGCAGTCGACCTGGTAGCCCGCCGCCCCAGCCGAGACCTCTTCTCCGAAGGCTTCATCCTCAGCGAGAACGACATCATCTGGTACCGCGACCACTACACCCCCGACCCCACCCTCCGCCCCGACCCGATCGTCTCCCCCATCCGAGCCAAGAACCTCACCGGCCTCCCACCGACATACCTAACAACAGCCGGCTTCGACCCCCTAAGAGACGAAGGCCTCGAATACGCCGAAGCCCTCCGATCCGCCGGCAACCGCCTAACCCACGTCCCCCACCCCACCCTCTGCCACGGCTACGCCAACCTCCTAACCATCCCCGGCAAAATCCGCGAAGCCCACACCCACCTGACCAACCACCTCAGAAGCGCCCTGTACTAA
- a CDS encoding PKD domain-containing protein, giving the protein MTNVARILLIGALAGPMTLLGNGAHAVSGHAPGSVLAPPAPQPTHAKPSRGNPTTTASPERDRVRITSTRRDQRSRLNEVLPGKPKTTKPASTRVSGRPPRDDRSQPAARRDLRMNVGMCKPLEMQGRVEGPNVCTRDEPPDDTKPTRRTVPPQVVRPRPQDVKWEQIQSETKDVVFPGLRVKVQPDGRTLVNLDTIVYTDENKVSTANITLLGFPVTVQATPISYTWNFGDGSPALTTSTPGKPYPSKEITHKYMKRGDVRLTLTTNYAARFNVAGTGWQYVDGTIPVTGPATPLMVREAVPVLVDPGR; this is encoded by the coding sequence ATGACGAACGTCGCAAGGATCCTGCTCATCGGCGCACTGGCTGGTCCGATGACCCTGCTTGGCAACGGCGCGCATGCTGTGTCGGGACACGCGCCCGGCTCCGTGCTTGCCCCACCGGCTCCGCAGCCCACTCACGCGAAGCCGTCGAGGGGAAACCCGACAACCACCGCCTCGCCGGAGCGGGATCGAGTGCGCATCACAAGCACGCGGCGCGACCAAAGGTCTCGGCTCAATGAGGTGTTGCCGGGAAAGCCGAAAACCACGAAACCCGCCTCGACGAGAGTCAGCGGCCGGCCGCCCCGAGATGACCGGTCTCAACCTGCCGCACGCCGTGACCTCCGAATGAACGTCGGCATGTGCAAACCCTTGGAGATGCAGGGAAGGGTTGAAGGCCCAAATGTTTGCACCCGCGACGAGCCTCCGGACGACACGAAGCCGACGCGACGGACGGTGCCACCCCAGGTCGTACGACCGCGGCCGCAAGACGTTAAGTGGGAGCAGATCCAGTCGGAGACCAAGGATGTGGTCTTCCCGGGACTGCGGGTGAAGGTTCAGCCCGATGGTCGGACGCTCGTGAACCTGGACACGATCGTCTACACAGACGAGAACAAGGTCTCGACGGCGAATATCACCCTGCTCGGATTTCCCGTCACGGTCCAGGCAACGCCGATCAGCTATACCTGGAATTTCGGCGACGGCAGTCCTGCGTTGACGACGAGTACGCCGGGGAAGCCGTATCCGTCCAAGGAGATCACGCACAAGTACATGAAGCGTGGTGATGTCAGGCTCACGCTGACGACTAACTATGCGGCCCGCTTCAACGTCGCCGGAACGGGCTGGCAGTACGTCGACGGCACCATCCCAGTCACGGGTCCGGCCACGCCGCTCATGGTTCGGGAAGCCGTGCCGGTGCTCGTTGATCCTGGTCGCTGA